A single Carnobacterium alterfunditum DSM 5972 DNA region contains:
- a CDS encoding penicillin-binding transpeptidase domain-containing protein, with protein MRNSNTKGKKFPLWAIISTSIAAIALIVGGVIGYNAWSAARDEKAAQKTADTFIAAVEKQDYTAMSQIVSEESLAAIDYTRESMAERYVIVYGGIGAAELKVSDFSLTQNEETDEYRISYSVNMETALGELDKKSYETTLSKVDSEYQVDWDTQLIFPDMEPTDKISIIKTAGERGEILDKDGSPLATIGTSMQAGLQPSALGEGDQKTTNLEKIADTYDVAVEELENLLEQGWVTPESFVPFKILAQDAELPQATGVLYQETTARTYPLNEAAAHLIGYVGDASADDIEKNPTLSAGDLIGKSGLEATYDERLRGQKGGRIEIQTSDSELKMVLQESEVENGEDITLTIDAEIQQAAYDELTGESGSAVFMDPTDGSLLALVSTPSYDANLMSSGISSEDYQAYVDDPMSPFLARYASGYAPGSTFKVITAGIGLDAGTIIPAETQEIDGLSWQKDASWGDYKVTRVKDVPSVNLADAFAYSDNIYFAREALEMGQEVYETGLSKYIFGEDLKLPIAMNPAQISNSGTLDSEGHLADTAFGQGELLLNPIQQAVSYTPFANGGKLVYPKLTADQETAESKQAVTPESAAIIKEDLVQAVEKEYGSSHKLAVIDQKIAAKTGTAETTEAETEGEDAETNGFLLAFDAENSEYLMLAMIEGKSSGSVIDTMLPMLEKMDTFQQQ; from the coding sequence ATGCGAAACAGCAACACAAAAGGAAAAAAGTTTCCCTTATGGGCAATAATCAGTACCAGTATAGCGGCGATTGCATTGATTGTTGGAGGAGTTATCGGATATAATGCTTGGTCGGCAGCCAGAGATGAAAAAGCCGCTCAAAAAACGGCAGATACGTTTATCGCAGCAGTAGAAAAACAAGATTATACTGCTATGAGCCAAATCGTTTCTGAAGAATCATTGGCTGCTATCGATTACACAAGAGAATCGATGGCAGAGCGCTACGTAATAGTATATGGCGGTATAGGAGCTGCGGAGCTGAAAGTGTCTGATTTTTCGCTTACACAAAATGAGGAAACGGATGAATATAGGATCTCCTATTCGGTAAACATGGAAACAGCATTAGGTGAATTAGACAAAAAGTCATACGAAACAACGTTGTCTAAGGTAGATAGCGAATATCAAGTCGATTGGGATACACAACTTATTTTTCCAGATATGGAACCAACGGATAAAATCTCAATCATAAAAACGGCAGGTGAACGAGGCGAGATTTTAGATAAAGACGGCTCGCCATTAGCAACTATTGGGACCTCTATGCAAGCAGGTCTGCAGCCTTCAGCATTAGGTGAAGGGGACCAAAAGACAACCAATTTAGAAAAAATTGCTGATACGTATGACGTTGCAGTAGAAGAATTAGAAAATTTGTTAGAGCAAGGCTGGGTAACGCCAGAAAGCTTTGTACCGTTTAAAATATTGGCTCAAGATGCAGAATTACCACAAGCTACTGGAGTACTTTATCAAGAAACAACGGCTCGTACATATCCTTTAAATGAAGCAGCTGCCCATTTGATTGGATACGTTGGAGATGCTTCAGCAGATGACATTGAGAAAAATCCAACATTGAGTGCCGGAGACCTTATTGGCAAGTCTGGTTTGGAAGCAACTTATGACGAAAGGTTAAGAGGTCAAAAAGGCGGGCGCATCGAGATCCAAACAAGTGACAGCGAACTAAAAATGGTATTACAAGAATCTGAAGTTGAGAATGGTGAGGATATTACTTTGACCATTGATGCTGAGATACAGCAAGCTGCTTATGATGAATTAACGGGAGAGAGCGGTTCAGCCGTTTTCATGGATCCAACGGACGGAAGCTTGTTAGCATTAGTCAGTACGCCTTCTTATGATGCAAACTTAATGTCAAGCGGCATCAGTTCTGAAGATTACCAAGCATACGTTGACGATCCTATGAGCCCATTTTTAGCGCGATATGCTTCTGGATATGCACCAGGGTCAACGTTTAAAGTTATTACAGCGGGCATAGGTCTAGATGCGGGAACGATCATTCCAGCAGAAACGCAGGAAATTGACGGGTTATCTTGGCAAAAAGATGCCTCTTGGGGAGATTATAAAGTTACCCGGGTGAAAGATGTTCCTAGTGTGAATCTAGCAGATGCATTTGCGTATTCAGATAATATTTATTTTGCACGAGAAGCATTAGAAATGGGACAAGAAGTTTATGAAACAGGTTTAAGCAAATATATATTTGGTGAGGACTTGAAATTGCCAATTGCGATGAACCCAGCTCAAATATCAAACAGCGGCACATTAGATTCAGAAGGGCACTTGGCAGATACCGCATTTGGGCAAGGTGAATTGTTACTTAATCCCATTCAACAAGCGGTATCCTATACACCATTTGCAAATGGAGGCAAACTTGTTTACCCTAAATTGACTGCGGATCAAGAAACAGCAGAATCCAAACAAGCCGTCACACCAGAATCAGCAGCAATAATCAAAGAGGACTTAGTTCAGGCTGTAGAAAAAGAATACGGTTCTTCTCACAAATTAGCTGTTATTGACCAAAAAATAGCAGCTAAAACGGGTACAGCTGAAACAACAGAAGCCGAAACAGAAGGCGAAGACGCTGAAACAAACGGTTTCTTGTTAGCTTTTGATGCTGAAAACAGCGAATATTTGATGTTGGCTATGATCGAAGGGAAATCAAGTGGTTCAGTAATCGATACTATGTTGCCAATGCTTGAAAAAATGGATACATTCCAACAACAATAG
- a CDS encoding hydrolase: MVAKKDSPSITTDLRKHYVAVPEIIDTASGIIINGKRFRSLIFTTDIAIIMNNDADAVIAVYPFSPHPAIIQGITNVANMPVLAGVGGGITNGHRSANIALFAEAHGCMGVVLNAPTPKETYRAIDKLIDIPIISTVVSEFTDIQEKLDAGVDILNVSGAAKTAHIVREIRKKFPKVPIIATGGPTEESIKATIAAGANAITYTPPSNGKLFSDLMKRYRQEEETFYDEQKALEEENKN, translated from the coding sequence ATGGTAGCTAAAAAAGATTCTCCAAGTATAACGACTGATTTGAGAAAGCATTATGTAGCAGTTCCAGAAATAATTGACACAGCAAGTGGCATCATCATAAACGGAAAGCGATTTCGTTCGCTTATTTTCACAACGGACATCGCCATTATTATGAACAATGATGCAGATGCGGTCATTGCCGTTTATCCTTTCTCACCGCATCCAGCTATCATCCAAGGGATCACAAATGTAGCAAATATGCCTGTCCTAGCTGGAGTAGGCGGAGGTATTACAAATGGACACCGTTCGGCTAATATTGCTTTATTTGCCGAAGCACACGGCTGTATGGGTGTCGTATTAAACGCACCTACACCAAAAGAGACTTATCGTGCAATAGATAAACTAATTGATATTCCTATTATATCAACGGTAGTATCAGAATTTACAGATATCCAAGAAAAATTAGATGCTGGTGTTGACATATTGAATGTCAGCGGAGCAGCTAAAACGGCTCATATCGTGCGTGAAATACGCAAGAAATTTCCAAAAGTACCGATTATTGCAACAGGCGGTCCAACAGAAGAGAGCATTAAAGCAACCATCGCTGCCGGTGCGAATGCCATTACGTACACACCACCTAGTAATGGAAAATTATTTAGTGATCTAATGAAAAGATACCGTCAAGAAGAAGAAACTTTTTATGATGAACAAAAGGCGTTAGAAGAAGAAAATAAAAACTAA
- a CDS encoding glycoside hydrolase family 73 protein, with protein sequence MPLKKQKKSTYKKVKRKGNEKIKPSYFLVTLFIFVFIFLGTLYFLAQETPEIKVYQDKQEEEDQHHFIVQIVGYAKVLQEEYGVLPSISIAQAILESDWGTSELSVKNNNFYGIKGDSADPTVTMTTREFVDGEWIEVNAEFRKYTTWQESMEDHSKLFTKGTTWNTDQYAKVLASKDYKEAAYALQKSGYATDPDYPNKLIRLIEQYDLNQYDQD encoded by the coding sequence ATGCCACTTAAAAAGCAAAAAAAAAGTACCTATAAAAAGGTGAAGCGTAAGGGAAATGAAAAAATAAAGCCTAGCTATTTCTTGGTAACACTCTTTATTTTTGTATTCATTTTTCTTGGGACCCTTTATTTTTTAGCACAAGAGACACCTGAAATAAAAGTATATCAAGACAAGCAAGAAGAAGAAGACCAGCATCATTTTATCGTCCAAATTGTTGGTTACGCCAAAGTGTTGCAAGAAGAATACGGTGTTTTACCGAGTATCAGCATCGCTCAAGCCATACTTGAATCAGATTGGGGTACTAGTGAACTCTCTGTAAAAAATAATAATTTTTATGGAATCAAAGGGGATAGTGCTGACCCAACTGTTACGATGACTACTAGAGAATTTGTTGACGGAGAATGGATCGAAGTTAATGCAGAATTCAGAAAATACACTACTTGGCAAGAATCGATGGAAGATCATTCAAAATTATTCACTAAAGGAACGACCTGGAATACAGATCAATATGCTAAAGTCTTAGCATCAAAGGACTACAAAGAAGCGGCTTACGCATTACAAAAAAGCGGCTATGCCACCGATCCTGATTATCCTAATAAACTGATTCGCTTAATCGAACAATACGACTTAAATCAATATGATCAAGACTAA
- a CDS encoding M15 family metallopeptidase — protein sequence MKKKLALLLITTGILGGCEQFNQESGSESNQASNQASETSSSIEKLTPEEEQKRAKEAEHQAMLDTLPAVSSDDWNLILVNNWTKIDESVEIPLSELPNGYLVDERIIEDYVAMADAGKEAGHEILAVSTYRSVELQTTNYNNKIQQYLDEGLSQEEAVKLTEDYIAIPGGSEHHTGLAIDVMDTEWVNTGKGLVAEFDTQASQQWLVEHAAEYGFVLRFPEGKKDETGIEYESWHFRYVGKENASYMKKHELALEEYVALLEEAGK from the coding sequence ATGAAAAAAAAATTAGCCTTGCTACTGATAACAACTGGTATCTTAGGAGGGTGCGAACAATTTAATCAAGAATCCGGTTCTGAATCTAATCAAGCTTCTAATCAAGCTTCTGAAACCAGTTCTTCTATTGAAAAATTAACACCAGAAGAAGAACAAAAACGAGCAAAAGAAGCTGAACATCAGGCAATGCTGGATACTTTACCAGCTGTTTCATCAGATGATTGGAATTTAATACTCGTTAATAATTGGACAAAAATAGATGAATCGGTAGAAATACCCTTAAGTGAATTACCGAATGGTTATTTGGTTGATGAAAGGATCATTGAAGACTATGTCGCTATGGCTGATGCTGGAAAAGAAGCGGGTCATGAGATACTAGCCGTTTCAACTTATCGTTCAGTTGAGTTGCAAACCACAAATTACAACAATAAGATCCAACAATATTTAGATGAAGGCCTTTCTCAAGAAGAAGCCGTTAAATTAACGGAAGATTATATTGCTATTCCTGGAGGAAGTGAACACCATACCGGACTTGCCATTGATGTGATGGATACAGAATGGGTGAATACAGGCAAAGGGCTTGTTGCTGAATTTGATACTCAAGCATCACAACAATGGTTAGTTGAGCATGCAGCTGAGTACGGATTTGTCTTGCGGTTCCCTGAAGGTAAAAAAGATGAAACTGGCATCGAATATGAATCATGGCATTTTCGTTACGTTGGAAAAGAAAATGCAAGTTATATGAAGAAACATGAGTTAGCTTTAGAAGAGTACGTTGCTTTATTAGAAGAAGCTGGTAAGTAA
- a CDS encoding PTS sugar transporter subunit IIC, translating into MKKETFTDQLYKASQGIAAAVVVTLGIGLLIQSIGELLGLTTLVTIGAVTKTLLIPGLGIGISYYLKTDILTMLSASAAGVIGGRAYIFANGVLSLKSGEPVGALVAIAIAIVVGTFLFNKTRFNMILVPFVSVLISGSVGYALSSPIAYILNSVSSLITSSVAGFPLLSSMVLGLVFGMLILSPASSAAVALALQLDGAAGAAALIGCSVQFTVFAFLSLKDNDAGTFLGQLIITPKLQTGNIIKHPKVALFPLLLGTILAPVGVLVFNLEASAEIAGMGLCALVSVFGIASSQGMAATFSYLFVVIFLPGLLSIVFKPFLLKSNLLKPNELKITI; encoded by the coding sequence ATGAAAAAAGAAACGTTCACAGATCAACTTTACAAAGCATCCCAGGGTATTGCTGCAGCAGTTGTAGTAACTTTAGGTATTGGACTGTTGATTCAAAGTATTGGAGAACTATTAGGTCTTACAACACTTGTCACTATTGGTGCTGTTACGAAAACATTATTGATTCCTGGATTGGGGATTGGGATCAGTTATTATTTGAAAACAGATATTTTAACTATGTTAAGTGCCTCGGCAGCAGGAGTGATCGGCGGCCGCGCATACATTTTTGCAAATGGTGTGCTGTCTTTAAAAAGCGGTGAACCTGTTGGAGCGCTAGTGGCTATTGCCATAGCGATCGTCGTCGGCACCTTTTTGTTCAATAAAACACGGTTCAACATGATTTTAGTACCTTTTGTCAGCGTATTGATCAGCGGATCAGTAGGCTACGCTTTGTCCTCACCCATAGCCTACATACTAAACTCGGTCTCATCATTGATCACTTCTTCTGTAGCTGGTTTTCCTCTTTTATCATCAATGGTTTTAGGATTAGTTTTCGGTATGCTGATTTTATCACCGGCTTCATCAGCCGCTGTTGCTCTAGCTTTACAATTAGACGGTGCTGCCGGAGCAGCTGCTCTAATTGGATGCAGCGTTCAGTTTACGGTTTTTGCCTTTCTCAGTCTGAAGGATAATGATGCTGGAACATTCTTAGGTCAATTGATCATTACTCCAAAACTGCAAACTGGCAATATTATTAAACATCCTAAAGTGGCTTTATTTCCATTGCTTTTGGGAACGATCTTAGCTCCTGTCGGGGTTCTAGTTTTTAATTTAGAAGCCTCCGCTGAAATTGCAGGCATGGGTTTATGTGCTTTAGTTTCTGTTTTCGGGATCGCCTCTTCTCAAGGGATGGCTGCTACCTTTTCATACCTTTTTGTGGTGATTTTCTTACCAGGTTTATTGAGTATCGTATTCAAGCCTTTCTTGCTTAAATCAAATCTGCTAAAACCCAACGAATTAAAAATTACTATCTAA
- a CDS encoding IS3 family transposase: MSKLTFTPEQIQILKANPYVKNVSEKSITYSDEFKRYFVSESLGSKTAKQLFIEAGFDPEMIGKSRIRSFAGKWRKRYRDNGVLALKDTRQDCSGRPRKTPLTLEQQIEKLQAKILLLGQENDLLKKSEWSERRPENSEKISRIFSRIHEMKTKGSYTGTLIDACKALGVSRSGYYNYVKSLDSRNARDEEDQVWRTQIEEAYNYRGYEKGSRSIVMYFLNVLGITVNRKKVQRLMRKFNIFCPIRKANPYKRMAKATKEHSTVENKLKRQFDQGIAHKVLLTDITYLPGTGGFIGYLSTVKDGTTKEILAHYVSDSLKLDLSLTTVDLLMSAHSTTLHKDAFIHSDQGVHYTSPKFHKKLADNQLGQSMSRRGNCWDNAPQESFFGHLKDEIEYKDCGNLEELRAIVTDYMDYYNNERGQWNLKKLPPVHYREQLLLSVS, translated from the coding sequence ATGTCAAAATTAACATTTACACCAGAACAAATTCAAATTTTAAAAGCAAACCCATACGTTAAAAATGTATCGGAGAAAAGTATTACTTATTCCGATGAGTTTAAACGCTACTTTGTTTCAGAATCATTGGGTTCAAAAACGGCTAAGCAACTATTTATTGAAGCTGGATTTGATCCGGAAATGATTGGTAAAAGTAGGATAAGATCATTCGCTGGTAAATGGCGAAAAAGATACCGTGATAATGGTGTTTTGGCATTGAAAGATACACGACAAGATTGTTCAGGCAGACCTCGAAAAACACCATTAACACTTGAACAACAAATTGAAAAGTTACAGGCCAAAATCCTATTATTAGGACAAGAAAATGACTTGTTAAAAAAATCAGAATGGAGCGAAAGGAGGCCAGAAAACAGCGAAAAGATTAGCAGAATCTTTTCAAGGATCCATGAAATGAAAACCAAGGGTTCCTATACAGGAACCCTCATAGATGCCTGTAAAGCGTTGGGTGTTTCTCGTTCAGGTTACTACAATTATGTTAAAAGTTTAGACAGTAGAAATGCACGTGATGAGGAAGATCAAGTCTGGAGAACTCAAATTGAAGAAGCTTATAACTACCGTGGTTACGAGAAAGGTTCTCGAAGTATCGTAATGTACTTCCTAAACGTTCTGGGCATTACCGTCAATCGTAAAAAAGTACAGCGCCTGATGAGGAAATTTAATATCTTCTGTCCTATTCGTAAAGCAAACCCCTATAAAAGAATGGCAAAAGCCACCAAAGAACACAGCACTGTTGAGAACAAGTTGAAACGTCAGTTTGATCAAGGAATAGCCCATAAAGTTTTATTAACAGATATCACTTATTTACCTGGAACCGGCGGGTTTATAGGTTATTTATCAACTGTAAAAGATGGAACAACGAAAGAAATTCTAGCTCACTATGTGTCTGACAGTTTAAAACTTGATCTTTCATTAACAACGGTTGATTTATTAATGAGTGCCCATAGCACAACGCTACATAAAGATGCCTTTATCCATTCAGATCAGGGAGTCCATTACACCAGCCCTAAATTCCATAAGAAATTGGCTGATAATCAGTTAGGGCAATCCATGTCCAGAAGAGGGAACTGTTGGGATAACGCTCCACAAGAGTCGTTCTTTGGACATTTGAAAGATGAAATAGAGTATAAAGATTGTGGGAATTTGGAAGAACTTCGAGCAATTGTGACTGATTATATGGACTATTACAACAATGAACGTGGACAATGGAATCTGAAAAAACTGCCCCCTGTTCATTACAGGGAGCAGCTTTTATTGAGTGTTTCATGA
- a CDS encoding Gfo/Idh/MocA family protein — MKKLNWGILGLGQIANEFAETFNVENAVLYAAGSRNDEKAAAFAEKYGIEKSYGSYDALLADPSIDVVYIATPHSHHAELILKSLEYGKHVLSEKAITMNNNQLSQAMKLAEEKKLVLAEAMVIYHMPLYHKLKEIAQEGSLGKLKMIQVSFGSLKECKFQV; from the coding sequence ATGAAAAAGTTAAATTGGGGAATTTTAGGTTTAGGTCAAATTGCAAATGAATTTGCAGAAACGTTTAATGTCGAAAATGCAGTCCTCTATGCTGCGGGTTCACGAAACGATGAAAAAGCAGCTGCATTTGCTGAAAAATACGGAATTGAAAAATCCTATGGTTCGTACGATGCATTACTAGCAGACCCATCTATTGATGTAGTTTATATTGCTACACCGCATAGCCATCACGCTGAGTTGATTTTAAAAAGTTTAGAATATGGCAAACACGTGTTGTCGGAAAAAGCTATTACGATGAATAATAACCAATTATCTCAAGCAATGAAATTAGCTGAAGAAAAAAAGCTCGTTTTAGCTGAAGCAATGGTCATTTACCATATGCCGCTTTATCATAAGTTGAAAGAAATCGCCCAAGAAGGTTCTCTCGGCAAACTAAAAATGATCCAAGTCTCTTTTGGAAGTTTAAAAGAATGTAAATTTCAAGTTTAA
- a CDS encoding IS30 family transposase, whose translation MTHSNDNTPARKGKHLSYSERSQIAILKQEDYSNRPIAIVLNRVPQTINNEIKRGTITQLKRQKQKSKIYDYFIRIYDAGTGQAVYDKHRLNCGRRPKWADTDAFIEWADDKMLTDKWSPDVVVGFALKHELFDPTIIPCTTTLYYWIDREIMRTKNLDLLEKLSRKPKVLSLKKRPNKRILGQSIDNRPKEIDNRKTFGHWEIDTVIGNKIKTDAVLLTLVERQTRLEVIMKINGKDQESVNQAIRTLQARSREDFPTFFKTITSDNGSEFAGLDEALKDTLDVYFSHPYASFERGTSENQHKFIRRFIPKGKPISQFTETQCLRIQQWMNDYPRKILDYRTPHDCFVNALRLERQTA comes from the coding sequence ATGACGCACTCTAACGATAACACACCAGCACGTAAGGGGAAACACTTATCTTATTCAGAACGATCTCAAATTGCTATTTTGAAACAGGAAGATTATTCGAATCGTCCTATTGCTATTGTCCTGAATCGAGTACCTCAAACAATCAATAATGAGATAAAGCGTGGAACAATTACTCAACTTAAACGTCAAAAGCAAAAGAGTAAGATTTATGATTATTTTATTAGAATTTATGATGCTGGTACCGGTCAGGCTGTTTATGACAAGCATCGTTTAAACTGTGGCCGTCGACCAAAATGGGCGGATACAGATGCCTTTATAGAGTGGGCCGATGATAAAATGTTGACTGATAAATGGTCACCTGATGTAGTGGTTGGCTTTGCTTTAAAGCATGAGCTGTTTGATCCCACAATTATCCCTTGTACCACGACACTTTATTACTGGATAGATAGAGAGATTATGAGAACGAAAAACCTCGACCTTCTAGAAAAGCTGTCTCGGAAACCGAAGGTATTATCTCTGAAGAAGCGTCCAAATAAGCGTATACTTGGACAATCAATTGACAACCGTCCAAAAGAAATTGATAATCGTAAAACCTTTGGTCACTGGGAAATCGATACTGTGATTGGCAACAAAATAAAGACAGATGCCGTATTACTCACTTTGGTTGAACGCCAAACACGCCTTGAAGTTATTATGAAAATAAATGGTAAAGATCAAGAATCTGTAAATCAAGCGATTCGTACTCTTCAAGCACGATCCAGAGAGGACTTTCCAACTTTTTTCAAAACGATTACCTCAGATAATGGTTCTGAATTCGCGGGACTAGATGAGGCTTTGAAAGACACTTTAGATGTTTATTTCAGCCACCCTTATGCTTCTTTTGAACGAGGAACGAGTGAGAATCAACATAAATTTATTCGTCGATTCATTCCTAAAGGGAAGCCTATCAGCCAATTCACTGAGACACAATGCCTGCGAATTCAACAATGGATGAATGATTATCCCAGAAAAATATTAGATTATAGGACCCCACATGACTGCTTTGTGAACGCACTTCGCCTAGAACGACAAACAGCTTAA
- a CDS encoding GGDEF domain-containing protein: MQTVSTAIIKGLFGGLLAAVLMRFSIKTGTNSMIDLRIIPFMLVVLYENWLSSLLTAALIIFVRFMMGVSIYSFVNVIFVLVSWVIFYYCFKRIENRWVSIVVMLTFSNIVYTVLNVIFTLGKSFNLFLIVTYWIICILGGVIAVYMMDYLNETEIIFKRNNKYAFTDPLTGLNNVRSFELAFNKAKSRLEKENESISIMIVDVDHFKQVNDTYGHLEGDVVLKKLAAILKMSQGPNDIISRNGGEEFSVLLKDCSHEEAYEKADALRKIVENSFFVIKNGTTSIHVTISIGITTYNDTTIEINQLYDHADQALYAAKKSGRNKVCSYSQVVDPVSN, translated from the coding sequence ATGCAAACTGTAAGTACAGCTATTATAAAGGGCTTATTTGGAGGACTTCTGGCTGCTGTTTTAATGCGCTTTAGTATTAAAACTGGCACAAATTCTATGATTGATCTTCGAATTATCCCTTTTATGTTGGTTGTTCTTTATGAAAATTGGTTATCAAGCCTACTAACTGCTGCTCTAATTATTTTTGTTAGGTTTATGATGGGTGTGAGCATTTATTCATTTGTTAATGTTATTTTTGTGCTTGTTTCATGGGTGATTTTTTATTATTGTTTTAAAAGAATTGAAAATCGGTGGGTTTCCATTGTAGTTATGCTTACTTTTAGCAATATTGTTTATACAGTATTGAACGTTATCTTTACACTAGGTAAGAGTTTTAATTTATTTTTAATAGTAACCTACTGGATCATTTGTATTTTAGGAGGAGTCATCGCTGTTTATATGATGGACTACTTGAATGAAACTGAGATTATATTCAAAAGAAATAACAAGTATGCCTTTACGGATCCATTGACAGGCTTAAATAATGTTCGTAGTTTTGAATTGGCGTTTAATAAAGCAAAAAGTAGACTGGAAAAAGAAAATGAGAGTATTTCTATTATGATCGTAGATGTTGATCATTTTAAACAAGTGAACGATACTTATGGCCATTTAGAAGGTGATGTGGTACTAAAAAAATTAGCAGCAATTTTAAAAATGAGTCAAGGTCCTAACGATATTATATCTAGAAATGGTGGAGAAGAATTTTCAGTATTGCTCAAAGACTGTAGCCATGAAGAAGCATATGAAAAAGCAGATGCACTAAGAAAAATAGTGGAAAATTCTTTTTTTGTTATCAAGAATGGGACCACATCCATTCATGTTACAATTTCCATAGGTATTACAACCTATAATGATACGACAATAGAAATAAATCAGCTTTATGACCATGCTGATCAAGCCCTTTATGCAGCGAAAAAAAGCGGCAGAAATAAAGTTTGTTCTTATTCACAAGTTGTTGATCCAGTCTCTAATTAA
- a CDS encoding ISL3 family transposase gives MSHNNCIRTALDLKDKNIFFDEKFCEEKRIKGFRSKVFYATLTYKPTHCECCGMKNHAYSIVKNGYLTSRVKWVSSTHYATSIRLKKQRFLCRACGVTFVARSPEIEEGCFIAKRVKQSIAVELADTISIKDLSKRHFVSPTTVDRVLKQLNQSVKNTFKSLPQHLSFDEFQSVKNVEGKMSFIYSNADTHEPIDILPTRLLLALRRHFLRYPYKTRMNVKTIVVDMNAAYFTLVKDLFPNAKVIIDRFHIVQLISRSLNQTRVQTMKQFHTSNSEDLKNYRKFKRYWQLLLKDSDDLNFKDYRYQRLFKKPLPNTEIIDYLLTLDETLKATYDLYQNLLYYSKKNDYKGFKDLVLKASPKELSPFMQTALKTLRKHLPRIKHTFMYPYSNGALEGSINKIKVIKRVAYGYRNFQNFRCRILISFKAKKSSARRFSHAA, from the coding sequence ATGTCTCATAATAATTGTATCCGAACTGCACTTGATTTAAAAGATAAAAATATCTTTTTTGATGAAAAATTTTGCGAGGAGAAACGAATCAAAGGGTTCAGATCAAAAGTTTTCTATGCCACTTTAACGTACAAACCCACTCACTGTGAGTGTTGTGGGATGAAGAACCACGCCTACTCTATTGTAAAGAATGGGTATTTAACCTCTAGGGTTAAATGGGTCAGTTCGACTCATTATGCAACGTCTATTCGATTAAAGAAGCAGCGGTTTCTTTGTAGAGCATGCGGTGTTACCTTTGTTGCACGTTCTCCTGAAATTGAAGAAGGTTGCTTCATCGCTAAACGGGTCAAACAGTCTATCGCGGTTGAATTAGCCGACACTATTTCTATAAAAGACCTGTCTAAACGGCATTTTGTTTCTCCTACCACTGTAGACAGAGTCTTGAAACAACTCAATCAGTCTGTTAAAAATACCTTCAAATCCTTGCCGCAACACCTCTCTTTCGATGAATTTCAATCCGTTAAAAACGTCGAAGGAAAAATGAGCTTTATTTATTCGAATGCAGACACACATGAACCAATCGATATCTTGCCAACTCGGCTGCTACTAGCTTTACGCCGTCACTTTCTTCGCTATCCCTATAAGACGAGGATGAACGTAAAAACGATTGTCGTAGACATGAACGCGGCCTACTTTACATTAGTTAAAGATCTCTTTCCTAATGCTAAAGTGATCATTGACCGTTTCCATATCGTTCAGTTGATATCACGCTCGTTGAATCAAACCAGAGTTCAAACAATGAAACAATTCCATACCTCTAATTCAGAAGATTTAAAGAATTACAGAAAATTTAAAAGGTACTGGCAACTCCTGTTAAAGGATTCAGACGACTTAAATTTTAAGGATTACCGCTATCAACGACTCTTTAAAAAACCTTTACCGAATACAGAAATCATCGACTACCTACTTACGCTCGACGAGACTCTTAAAGCGACGTATGATTTGTATCAAAATCTTCTTTATTATTCTAAAAAAAATGACTATAAAGGGTTTAAAGACCTTGTACTTAAGGCTTCTCCTAAAGAGTTATCTCCTTTTATGCAGACTGCCCTTAAAACCCTGCGTAAACACTTGCCTAGGATAAAACATACTTTTATGTATCCCTATTCTAACGGTGCTTTAGAAGGGTCAATCAATAAAATAAAAGTCATCAAACGGGTTGCTTATGGTTATCGGAATTTTCAGAACTTTAGATGTCGTATTTTGATTAGTTTTAAAGCAAAAAAAAGCAGCGCGAGAAGATTCTCTCACGCTGCTTAA